A region of Cataglyphis hispanica isolate Lineage 1 chromosome 6, ULB_Chis1_1.0, whole genome shotgun sequence DNA encodes the following proteins:
- the LOC126850631 gene encoding sorting nexin-27 isoform X2 — MLTCYISALQCEWIENRRGWHPIGVPQSQLKNNVNVEGATHKQVVDLIKSGGDVLTLTVISVTPQEAERLEPCEDLSYASVDYSEKRSLPISVPDYHVRERKHERYVVFNVHMAGRHLCSRRYREFAALHMALKKEFIGFNFPKLPGKWPFQLSEQQLDARRRGLEQYLEKVCAVRVIAESDAMQEFLTDRLEEDGDQGPAVDLKVLLPDREVVTVTVPKAASVKDVYDAVCSRVGLDAETAKYFYLFEIVEYNFERKLQPHEHPHTLYIQNYSTASATCLAIRRWLFNVNRPLSEHALTWIFWQTIDEVNRGHITAGERLYQLKALQDASRKHEYLKLARELSGYGDIVFPHCACDSRKEGHVIPAVGTAAFKLHAAKEDGTLESQVVEFQWSTIARWEVDEDGMAFCFQYTRQDNRPPRWLKVFTPYYTFLSDCFDRIAEEAKWDDPGE, encoded by the exons ATGTTGACGTGTTACATATCCGCGTTGCAATGCGAGTGGATCGAGAATCGCAGAGGATGGCATCCGATCGGCGTGCCGCAGTCGCAATTAAA GAATAACGTCAACGTCGAAGGCGCCACTCACAAACAGGTGGTGGATCTTATCAAATCGGGTGGCGATGTTCTTACCTTGACCGTTATCTCCGTGACGCCGCAGGAAGCGGAGAGGCTAGAGCCCTGCGAGGATTTGAG TTATGCATCGGTGGATTACAGCGAGAAGCGATCTTTGCCCATCAGCGTGCCCGATTATCACGTTCGCGAGAGAAAACACGAGCGTTACGTAGTCTTCAACGTCCATATGGCCGGCAGGCACTTGTGCTCGCGTCGATATCGGGAGTTCGCCGCGTTGCACATGGCATTGAAGAAGGAGTTCATAGGCTTCAATTTCCCGAAGCTACCAGGAAAATGGCCGTTCCA ATTGAGCGAGCAACAGCTCGATGCGAGAAGACGCGGCCTCGAACAGTATTTGGAGAAGGTGTGTGCGGTGCGGGTGATAGCCGAGAGCGACGCGATGCAGGAGTTCCTGACCGATCGATTGGAGGAGGACGGGGATCAGGGACCGGCGGTCGATCTCAAGGTTCTACTGCCGGATCGGGAAGTCGTCACCGTGACGGTCCCGAAAGCGGCGTCGGTGAAGGACGTCTACGATGCGGTTTGTTCTCGAGTCGGCTTAGACGCGGAGACGGCCAAGTACTTTTACCTGTTCGAGATCGTCGAGTACAATTTTG AGCGGAAGCTGCAACCTCACGAACACCCGCATACTTTATACATTCAGAATTATTCGACCGCCAGTGCGACGTGTCTAGCGATAAGGAGGTGGCTTTTCAATGTGAATAGACCTCTGAGCGAGCATGCGTTGACTTGGATATTCTGGCAGACGATCGACGAGGTGAACAGGGGTCACATCACCGCGGGCGAACGATTGTATCAATTGAAGGCTCTACAAGATGCGTCCAGAAAGCACGAG TATTTGAAACTGGCAAGGGAACTCAGCGGTTACGGGGACATCGTTTTCCCGCATTGCGCGTGCGACTCGAGGAAGGAGGGCCACGTGATACCGGCAGTAGGAACGGCCGCTTTCAAGCTTCACGCCGCCAAGGAGGACGGTACTCTTGAGTCGCAGGTGGTGGAATTTCAATGGAGCACCATTGCCCGATGGGAGGTGGACGAGGATGGGATGGCGTTCTGCTTCCAATATACGCGCCAGGACAATCGTCCGCCGCGTTGGCTCAAAGTCTTCACACCTTAC TATACCTTCCTCTCGGACTGCTTCGATCGAATAGCCGAGGAGGCTAAATGGGATGACCCAGGGGAATGA
- the LOC126850631 gene encoding sorting nexin-27 isoform X1: protein MADCESEVHRLAATNQDGSARNATTVTMVNNNATRVPQHPPNQDRQDPINQGPRCVTIYKTETGFGFNVRGQVSEGGQLRSINGELYAPLQHVSAVLPRGAAEKAGVRKGDRILEVNNVNVEGATHKQVVDLIKSGGDVLTLTVISVTPQEAERLEPCEDLSYASVDYSEKRSLPISVPDYHVRERKHERYVVFNVHMAGRHLCSRRYREFAALHMALKKEFIGFNFPKLPGKWPFQLSEQQLDARRRGLEQYLEKVCAVRVIAESDAMQEFLTDRLEEDGDQGPAVDLKVLLPDREVVTVTVPKAASVKDVYDAVCSRVGLDAETAKYFYLFEIVEYNFERKLQPHEHPHTLYIQNYSTASATCLAIRRWLFNVNRPLSEHALTWIFWQTIDEVNRGHITAGERLYQLKALQDASRKHEYLKLARELSGYGDIVFPHCACDSRKEGHVIPAVGTAAFKLHAAKEDGTLESQVVEFQWSTIARWEVDEDGMAFCFQYTRQDNRPPRWLKVFTPYYTFLSDCFDRIAEEAKWDDPGE, encoded by the exons ATGGCGGATTGCGAGTCGGAGGTGCACCGCTTGGCAGCCACGAATCAGGACGGCAGTGCGAGGAACGCGACGACCGTGACAATGGTGAACAACAACGCCACGCGGGTGCCGCAGCATCCGCCGAACCAGGACCGCCAGGACCCGATCAATCAGGGGCCGCGATGCGTCACCATCTACAAGACGGAGACGGGCTTCGGGTTCAACGTACGCGGCCAGGTCAGCGAGGGTGGACAGCTGCGGAGCATCAATGGCGAGCTGTACGCGCCGCTGCAGCACGTCAGCGCGGTTTTGCCGCGAGGCGCCGCCGAGAAGGCCGGCGTCCGCAAGGGCGATCGTATCCTGGAAGT GAATAACGTCAACGTCGAAGGCGCCACTCACAAACAGGTGGTGGATCTTATCAAATCGGGTGGCGATGTTCTTACCTTGACCGTTATCTCCGTGACGCCGCAGGAAGCGGAGAGGCTAGAGCCCTGCGAGGATTTGAG TTATGCATCGGTGGATTACAGCGAGAAGCGATCTTTGCCCATCAGCGTGCCCGATTATCACGTTCGCGAGAGAAAACACGAGCGTTACGTAGTCTTCAACGTCCATATGGCCGGCAGGCACTTGTGCTCGCGTCGATATCGGGAGTTCGCCGCGTTGCACATGGCATTGAAGAAGGAGTTCATAGGCTTCAATTTCCCGAAGCTACCAGGAAAATGGCCGTTCCA ATTGAGCGAGCAACAGCTCGATGCGAGAAGACGCGGCCTCGAACAGTATTTGGAGAAGGTGTGTGCGGTGCGGGTGATAGCCGAGAGCGACGCGATGCAGGAGTTCCTGACCGATCGATTGGAGGAGGACGGGGATCAGGGACCGGCGGTCGATCTCAAGGTTCTACTGCCGGATCGGGAAGTCGTCACCGTGACGGTCCCGAAAGCGGCGTCGGTGAAGGACGTCTACGATGCGGTTTGTTCTCGAGTCGGCTTAGACGCGGAGACGGCCAAGTACTTTTACCTGTTCGAGATCGTCGAGTACAATTTTG AGCGGAAGCTGCAACCTCACGAACACCCGCATACTTTATACATTCAGAATTATTCGACCGCCAGTGCGACGTGTCTAGCGATAAGGAGGTGGCTTTTCAATGTGAATAGACCTCTGAGCGAGCATGCGTTGACTTGGATATTCTGGCAGACGATCGACGAGGTGAACAGGGGTCACATCACCGCGGGCGAACGATTGTATCAATTGAAGGCTCTACAAGATGCGTCCAGAAAGCACGAG TATTTGAAACTGGCAAGGGAACTCAGCGGTTACGGGGACATCGTTTTCCCGCATTGCGCGTGCGACTCGAGGAAGGAGGGCCACGTGATACCGGCAGTAGGAACGGCCGCTTTCAAGCTTCACGCCGCCAAGGAGGACGGTACTCTTGAGTCGCAGGTGGTGGAATTTCAATGGAGCACCATTGCCCGATGGGAGGTGGACGAGGATGGGATGGCGTTCTGCTTCCAATATACGCGCCAGGACAATCGTCCGCCGCGTTGGCTCAAAGTCTTCACACCTTAC TATACCTTCCTCTCGGACTGCTTCGATCGAATAGCCGAGGAGGCTAAATGGGATGACCCAGGGGAATGA